Proteins encoded within one genomic window of Microbacterium sp. LKL04:
- a CDS encoding LacI family DNA-binding transcriptional regulator: MPPETRPTIADVARAAGVSKGLVSFALNGRPGVAAETRQRIMDTAAELGWTPSLSARSLSVGRAFACGLVIGRSPDVIAADPFFPSFIAGLEDEFFVTGQALVLAVANPGRQEADTYRALASDRRVDGVILTDIRVADPRIALLAGLSIPAVTLGVPDVDSPFASVSSDDGAGIRLAVEHLAGLGHRRVAHVAGPSGMLHAQHRRDAFLDAADAAGLDVAVVETDFSAADGARATASLLDEATPPTAMIYANDSMAVAGMGVAHRRGLRVPEDLSITGFDDTEIGRWVHPALTSVATDARGWGVTAARTLLAAIAGDPPAHIDLPDPTLAVRGSTAPPRPRGARPTTAREHE, translated from the coding sequence ATGCCCCCTGAGACCCGTCCCACGATCGCGGACGTCGCGCGGGCCGCGGGCGTCAGCAAGGGACTCGTCTCGTTCGCTCTCAACGGCCGCCCCGGCGTCGCCGCCGAGACGCGGCAGCGCATCATGGACACCGCCGCGGAACTCGGATGGACGCCGAGTCTGAGCGCCCGGTCGCTCAGCGTTGGCCGCGCATTCGCGTGCGGACTGGTCATCGGCCGCAGCCCCGACGTCATCGCCGCCGACCCCTTCTTCCCGTCCTTCATCGCCGGGCTCGAGGACGAGTTCTTCGTCACGGGGCAGGCGCTCGTCCTCGCCGTCGCGAACCCGGGTCGTCAGGAGGCCGACACCTACCGGGCGCTCGCCTCAGACCGCCGAGTGGACGGCGTCATCCTCACCGACATCCGCGTCGCAGATCCGCGCATCGCCCTCCTGGCAGGGCTCTCCATCCCCGCCGTCACCCTCGGTGTCCCCGACGTCGACTCGCCCTTCGCCTCGGTCTCGTCGGACGACGGTGCCGGCATCCGTCTCGCCGTCGAGCATCTCGCCGGGCTCGGGCACCGCCGCGTCGCCCACGTCGCGGGACCCTCGGGAATGCTCCACGCTCAGCACCGCCGCGATGCGTTCCTCGATGCCGCGGATGCCGCGGGCCTCGACGTCGCCGTCGTGGAGACCGACTTCAGCGCTGCCGACGGTGCGCGGGCCACGGCATCCCTTCTGGACGAGGCGACCCCGCCGACAGCGATGATCTACGCGAACGACAGTATGGCCGTCGCCGGCATGGGTGTCGCCCACCGGCGCGGGCTGCGCGTGCCGGAGGACCTCTCGATCACCGGATTCGATGACACCGAGATCGGCCGCTGGGTGCATCCCGCTCTCACGAGCGTCGCCACCGACGCCCGCGGGTGGGGCGTCACGGCAGCGCGGACCCTGCTCGCCGCGATCGCCGGAGACCCGCCCGCGCACATCGACCTCCCCGATCCCACCCTCGCCGTCCGGGGTTCGACGGCACCTCCACGGCCGCGCGGCGCGCGTCCGACGACAGCAAGAGAGCACGAGTAA
- a CDS encoding extracellular solute-binding protein produces MQRRILITAAGAAGVLALTACGGGGGGGGGDLESRGDITIWYSNNEAEIGWGKKMVEAWNADHPDEQVKAQEIPAGASSEEVIGAAITAGNAPCLVFNTSPAAVPGFQRQGGLVDLSTFEDGDDYITARSGDLADQYRSDDGDFYQLPWKSNPVMIFYNKALFEKAGLDPENPKLSTYDEFLETARMLKEKGVSEYAINPAPTSEFFQSWFDFYPLYAAQTGGTQLLEDGKATFDDDNGKAVADFWRTLYEEQLAGNEQYQGDAFADGYAAMAIVGPWAISVYGDSIDWGAVPVPTQSGTAAGDTWTFSDAKNVGMFTACKSKGTAWDVLKFATSEEQDGAWLEATGQMPLRQDLTGTYPDYFADNPAYEQFGDQAARTVEVPNVIGSVEIWQAFRDGYSKSVIFGETPVDQFLSDTAAEVDKLASAG; encoded by the coding sequence ATGCAACGACGCATCCTCATCACGGCAGCCGGCGCAGCCGGTGTGCTCGCCCTCACCGCGTGCGGCGGCGGCGGCGGAGGTGGCGGCGGCGACCTCGAGAGCCGCGGCGACATCACCATCTGGTACTCCAACAACGAGGCCGAGATCGGCTGGGGCAAGAAGATGGTCGAGGCGTGGAACGCGGATCACCCCGACGAGCAGGTCAAGGCCCAGGAGATCCCCGCCGGAGCCTCGAGCGAAGAGGTCATCGGCGCGGCGATCACGGCGGGCAACGCTCCCTGTCTCGTCTTCAACACCTCTCCGGCAGCGGTGCCCGGCTTCCAGCGCCAGGGCGGCCTCGTCGACTTGTCGACCTTCGAGGACGGCGACGACTACATCACGGCCAGGAGCGGCGACCTCGCCGACCAGTACCGCTCCGACGACGGCGACTTCTACCAGCTGCCGTGGAAGTCGAATCCCGTGATGATCTTCTACAACAAGGCGCTCTTCGAGAAGGCCGGGCTCGATCCCGAGAACCCGAAGCTGTCCACCTACGACGAGTTCCTCGAGACCGCCCGGATGCTCAAGGAGAAGGGCGTGTCCGAGTACGCGATCAACCCCGCTCCCACGAGCGAGTTCTTCCAGTCCTGGTTCGACTTCTACCCGCTGTACGCGGCGCAGACCGGCGGGACGCAGTTGCTCGAGGACGGGAAGGCCACATTCGACGACGACAACGGTAAGGCCGTCGCCGACTTCTGGCGCACCCTCTACGAGGAGCAACTGGCCGGCAATGAGCAGTACCAGGGCGACGCCTTCGCCGACGGGTACGCGGCCATGGCGATCGTCGGTCCTTGGGCGATCAGCGTGTACGGCGACTCGATCGACTGGGGCGCCGTCCCCGTTCCGACGCAGAGCGGGACCGCGGCCGGCGACACCTGGACGTTCAGCGATGCCAAGAACGTCGGCATGTTCACCGCGTGCAAGAGCAAGGGCACGGCGTGGGATGTGCTCAAGTTCGCCACGAGCGAGGAGCAGGACGGCGCTTGGCTCGAGGCGACCGGCCAGATGCCGTTGCGTCAGGACCTGACGGGCACGTATCCGGACTACTTCGCCGACAACCCCGCCTACGAGCAATTCGGCGATCAGGCCGCACGCACGGTCGAGGTCCCGAACGTCATCGGGTCGGTGGAGATCTGGCAGGCCTTCCGCGACGGCTACTCGAAGTCGGTCATCTTCGGCGAGACGCCGGTCGATCAGTTCCTCTCCGACACGGCGGCAGAGGTCGACAAGCTGGCGTCGGCGGGCTGA
- a CDS encoding carbohydrate ABC transporter permease — translation MTAVVPGRAGSDPGATRGATPEKDGKDAAPRRGILHRLLGAQPHGLLFSAPYIVFVLVVFAYPVVFAVWMSFQDYFFAAPGAVVDRPFVGFDNYVTALSDPEVWRSFGNVGIFLIINVPLTVVLSILLATALDRVTKARTFFRVSYYVPYVTASVAVVAVWLFLFARGGLVNNVLGPLAPEPSWLVNSALAMPTIAFFVTWKGLGFYILLYLAALQNVPRELYESVSMDGGGRLRQFFAVTVPSVRPATLLVVLLATITGANLFTEPYLLTGGGGPNGASTSPVLLMYQRGIEQQNPDVAAAIGVVLIVFVLVIAAVQRKLVGGEER, via the coding sequence ATGACCGCCGTCGTCCCGGGTCGCGCCGGGTCCGATCCCGGCGCGACCCGCGGTGCCACCCCCGAGAAGGACGGGAAGGATGCCGCGCCTCGCCGCGGCATCCTCCACCGCCTCCTCGGCGCGCAACCGCACGGTCTGCTCTTCTCAGCGCCGTACATCGTCTTCGTCCTGGTGGTCTTCGCCTACCCGGTGGTGTTCGCCGTCTGGATGTCGTTCCAGGACTACTTCTTCGCCGCCCCCGGCGCCGTGGTCGACCGGCCGTTCGTCGGCTTCGACAACTACGTCACGGCGCTCAGCGACCCCGAGGTCTGGCGCTCGTTCGGCAACGTCGGCATCTTCCTGATCATCAACGTGCCGCTCACGGTCGTGCTGTCGATCCTGCTGGCCACGGCCCTCGACCGCGTCACGAAGGCGCGGACCTTCTTCCGGGTGAGCTACTACGTGCCGTACGTCACGGCATCCGTCGCGGTCGTCGCGGTGTGGCTGTTCCTCTTCGCCCGCGGCGGCCTCGTCAACAACGTGCTCGGTCCGCTCGCCCCTGAGCCGTCGTGGCTCGTGAACTCGGCGCTCGCGATGCCGACCATCGCGTTCTTCGTCACCTGGAAGGGATTGGGGTTCTACATCCTGCTCTACCTCGCGGCGCTGCAGAACGTGCCCCGCGAGCTGTACGAGTCGGTGTCGATGGACGGCGGCGGGCGGCTGCGGCAGTTCTTCGCGGTGACCGTGCCCAGCGTGCGGCCGGCGACGCTGCTCGTCGTCCTGCTCGCCACGATCACGGGCGCGAACCTCTTCACCGAGCCGTACCTCCTGACCGGCGGCGGCGGACCGAACGGCGCCTCGACCTCGCCGGTGCTGCTCATGTACCAGCGCGGCATCGAGCAGCAGAACCCGGATGTCGCCGCGGCGATCGGCGTCGTGCTCATCGTGTTCGTCCTGGTCATCGCTGCCGTGCAGCGCAAGCTCGTGGGAGGTGAGGAGCGATGA
- a CDS encoding carbohydrate ABC transporter permease produces the protein MKRALGSKIAMYTALSIGALAFLFPFFYMIVGSLQTNVDPSPAGAFPNPSNLTLDNYAAINGRIDLLQGLANSGIFTGGVILGTVVFGVLAGYALAILRWRGRGATFALALLVQVVPFQLLMIPLYVMIARDYGLADSYLGMILPFFINSTAVVIFRQYFLQLPKELFDAARIDGSNEFRLLWSVALPLVRPALLTVVLLTFIGPWNEFLWPFLITKDAEMQPLAVSLANFISNIAASTANPFGAMMAGAVVLAAPAVALFLVFQRYFTSNDLGSGVKG, from the coding sequence ATGAAACGCGCACTCGGTTCGAAGATCGCGATGTACACGGCGCTGTCGATCGGTGCGCTGGCGTTCCTGTTCCCGTTCTTCTACATGATCGTCGGATCGCTGCAGACGAACGTCGATCCGTCGCCGGCGGGGGCGTTCCCGAACCCGTCGAATCTGACGCTCGACAACTACGCAGCCATCAACGGGCGCATCGACCTGCTGCAGGGGCTCGCCAACTCGGGCATCTTCACCGGCGGGGTGATCCTCGGCACGGTCGTCTTCGGCGTCCTGGCCGGATACGCCCTGGCGATCCTCCGCTGGCGGGGGCGGGGCGCGACGTTCGCCCTGGCCCTCCTCGTGCAGGTCGTGCCGTTCCAGCTGCTCATGATCCCGCTCTACGTCATGATCGCCCGGGACTACGGCCTGGCCGACAGCTACCTCGGCATGATCCTGCCGTTCTTCATCAACTCGACGGCGGTGGTCATCTTCCGGCAGTACTTCCTGCAGCTGCCGAAGGAACTGTTCGACGCGGCTCGCATCGACGGCTCGAACGAGTTCCGGCTGCTGTGGAGCGTGGCGCTGCCCCTCGTCCGTCCGGCCTTGCTGACGGTCGTGCTGCTGACGTTCATCGGCCCGTGGAACGAGTTCCTGTGGCCGTTCCTCATCACGAAGGATGCCGAGATGCAGCCGCTCGCGGTGTCTCTCGCGAACTTCATCTCGAACATCGCGGCATCCACTGCGAACCCGTTCGGGGCGATGATGGCCGGCGCCGTCGTGCTGGCCGCCCCCGCCGTGGCGCTGTTCCTCGTGTTCCAGCGCTACTTCACGTCCAACGACCTCGGATCCGGAGTGAAAGGTTGA
- a CDS encoding glycoside hydrolase family 130 protein — protein sequence MTTETHVPYRLTRVGVVMTPAQGDPNEVEGVLNPGSGRGPDGELYLLPRLVADGNVSRVGLARVVIEDGVPTSVEREGVVLEPDRGWERGVGNAGVEDPRVTWIETLGLHVMTYVAYGPLGPRTAIAVSSDLREWRRLGPALFRYQDDLDMDLNLFHNKDTVFFPEPVTAPDGREALAVLHRPMWDLGETKPGQGIRVPAGVEDERQSIWISYIPLAAVREDLSALTLWEQHRFVAGPEFPFEALKIGGGPPPRRVPEGWLVLHHGVTGVLESAFAQQQKVNYAAGAIILDRDDPSKVVARTPEPLLAPETDDERSGIVPNVVFPTAIEEVDGRLFVFYGMADSKIGVALLERTD from the coding sequence ATGACCACCGAGACCCACGTTCCCTACCGACTCACCCGCGTGGGGGTCGTGATGACCCCCGCCCAGGGCGATCCGAACGAGGTCGAGGGGGTGTTGAATCCCGGCTCCGGCCGCGGCCCCGACGGGGAGCTCTACCTGCTGCCGCGGCTCGTCGCCGACGGGAACGTGTCGCGCGTGGGCCTGGCTCGCGTGGTGATCGAAGACGGTGTGCCGACCTCGGTCGAGCGCGAGGGCGTGGTCCTCGAACCCGATCGTGGGTGGGAGCGCGGGGTCGGCAACGCCGGCGTCGAAGACCCCCGGGTGACCTGGATCGAGACGCTCGGACTGCACGTCATGACGTACGTCGCCTACGGACCCCTCGGCCCTCGCACGGCGATCGCGGTGTCGAGCGACCTTCGCGAGTGGCGACGGCTCGGACCGGCGCTGTTCCGGTACCAGGACGACCTCGACATGGACCTGAACCTGTTCCACAACAAGGACACCGTGTTCTTCCCCGAGCCGGTCACCGCACCCGACGGGCGGGAGGCGCTCGCCGTCCTCCATCGCCCCATGTGGGATCTCGGTGAGACGAAGCCCGGTCAGGGCATCCGCGTCCCGGCCGGCGTCGAAGACGAACGGCAATCGATCTGGATCAGCTACATCCCGCTCGCTGCCGTGCGGGAGGACCTGTCGGCGCTCACCCTGTGGGAGCAGCACCGCTTCGTCGCGGGGCCGGAGTTCCCCTTCGAGGCGCTGAAGATCGGCGGCGGTCCGCCGCCCCGCCGCGTCCCCGAGGGCTGGCTCGTCCTGCATCACGGCGTGACCGGCGTCCTCGAGAGCGCGTTCGCGCAGCAGCAGAAGGTGAACTACGCGGCAGGCGCCATCATCCTCGACCGAGACGACCCCTCGAAGGTCGTCGCCCGCACTCCGGAGCCCCTGCTGGCCCCGGAGACAGACGACGAACGGAGCGGAATCGTTCCGAACGTCGTCTTCCCGACTGCGATCGAAGAGGTCGACGGTCGCCTGTTCGTGTTCTACGGCATGGCCGACTCGAAGATCGGCGTCGCCCTGCTCGAACGCACCGACTGA
- a CDS encoding DUF4192 family protein has product MSSIVTAADSAHFLALVPRLLGFTPTESLVVVPMTRGRSLGALRIDLPPSDAALDAVASTVIGMVCRVSGADGLAGVVFTAASARAELPGADLALALERSAHACGLEVVDILTVAGTGWGSHYDERMPPGGRPLVELERHLPRLDRDQHEGAALPPADTPLTAGVEAALRSLESALAVLCGIPVVDGSSERIDPAALEAGCALDDLPGLYEGCLGWDPANLDPMRTATLAWCLARPSLRDVALVQWATDRPGGDSALEAQRRWEDGEDYPADLASVMWGEGERPDPRRLETALALVRRVASSTPESHRAGSLATAAWLAWSLGRSTHADRYAEAALQLEPEHGLAEIVRSFVAHAHLPEWAFRR; this is encoded by the coding sequence ATGTCCTCCATCGTCACCGCCGCGGATTCCGCGCACTTCCTCGCCCTCGTCCCCCGCCTGCTCGGATTCACGCCGACCGAGAGTCTCGTCGTGGTCCCCATGACCCGAGGGCGCAGCCTCGGAGCCCTGCGGATCGACCTTCCGCCGTCCGACGCCGCCCTCGACGCGGTCGCCTCCACCGTCATCGGCATGGTCTGCCGGGTGTCGGGAGCCGACGGTCTCGCCGGCGTCGTCTTCACCGCCGCATCCGCCCGGGCGGAGCTGCCCGGAGCGGACCTGGCGCTCGCGCTGGAACGATCCGCCCACGCGTGCGGGCTCGAGGTCGTCGACATCCTGACGGTCGCGGGGACGGGGTGGGGATCGCACTACGACGAGCGGATGCCGCCGGGCGGCCGCCCGCTCGTCGAACTCGAGCGCCATCTCCCTCGCCTCGACCGCGATCAGCACGAGGGTGCGGCGTTGCCGCCCGCCGACACTCCCCTGACGGCGGGCGTCGAAGCCGCCCTGCGATCGCTCGAATCCGCTCTCGCGGTGCTGTGCGGCATCCCGGTCGTCGACGGATCGTCAGAGCGCATCGACCCGGCGGCGCTCGAGGCGGGGTGCGCGCTCGATGACCTCCCCGGACTGTACGAGGGATGCCTGGGCTGGGACCCCGCGAACCTCGATCCGATGCGCACGGCGACCCTCGCCTGGTGCCTCGCTCGCCCGTCGCTCCGGGATGTGGCCCTGGTGCAGTGGGCGACCGATCGTCCCGGCGGCGACTCGGCGCTCGAGGCGCAGCGACGCTGGGAAGACGGGGAGGACTATCCCGCCGACCTCGCGTCGGTGATGTGGGGCGAGGGTGAGCGCCCCGACCCGCGCCGGCTCGAGACTGCGCTGGCGCTCGTGCGCCGGGTGGCGTCGAGCACGCCCGAATCCCACCGCGCGGGGAGTCTCGCCACCGCGGCCTGGCTCGCCTGGTCGCTCGGTCGATCGACGCACGCCGACCGCTACGCGGAGGCCGCGCTGCAGCTCGAGCCGGAGCACGGCCTCGCCGAGATCGTGCGATCCTTCGTCGCGCACGCGCACCTCCCCGAGTGGGCGTTCCGGCGCTGA
- the cls gene encoding cardiolipin synthase, giving the protein MISISVDWTWTWWIVLVLAFDISVRIIAVFIIPRNRRPTAAMAWLLAIYFIPIIGILLFLLIGNPRLPRKRRKEQESINDAFREASEGLDFGTLRPDAPEWFEQLVGLNRKLGALPMAGDNGAQIISDYQGSLDTMAAEIDRATRYVHVEFYILQSDGATDGFFAALERATARGVAVRVLLDHWANRWKPNYHATISRLQRMGAEWHLMLPVQPLKGKYQRPDLRNHRKLVVIDGAVGFVGSQNVTDRSYNLKANLRRGLQWVDLMVRVDGPVVASLSAVFVSDWYGETGEVFAVESDFLTDAGTGDLDCQIVPSGPGFEYENNLKLFLSLIFGAKKKIVMVSPYFVPDEGLLLAIQTACHRGVEVELFVSEEGDQAMVYHAQRSYYEQLLATGVKIWMYKRPYILHSKSMSIDDEVAVVGSSNMDMRSFGLNLEVTMLVRGAEFVEQLRTVEDQYRGMSRELTLEEWEQRPIRSVLLDNLARLTSALQ; this is encoded by the coding sequence GTGATCAGCATCAGCGTCGACTGGACGTGGACGTGGTGGATCGTCCTCGTCCTGGCGTTCGACATCTCGGTGCGCATCATCGCGGTGTTCATCATCCCGCGGAACCGTCGCCCCACGGCGGCGATGGCGTGGCTCCTGGCGATCTACTTCATCCCGATCATCGGCATCCTGCTGTTCCTGCTCATCGGGAACCCGCGCCTTCCGCGGAAGCGCCGCAAGGAGCAGGAGTCGATCAACGACGCGTTCCGCGAGGCGAGCGAAGGGCTCGACTTCGGAACCCTCCGCCCCGATGCGCCGGAGTGGTTCGAACAGCTCGTGGGGCTCAACCGCAAGCTCGGTGCGCTCCCGATGGCCGGCGACAACGGCGCGCAGATCATCTCGGACTACCAGGGCAGCCTCGACACGATGGCGGCCGAGATCGACCGAGCCACCCGATACGTCCACGTCGAGTTCTACATCCTGCAGTCCGACGGGGCGACCGACGGGTTCTTCGCCGCGCTCGAACGCGCGACGGCGCGCGGGGTGGCGGTCCGCGTCCTGCTCGACCACTGGGCGAACCGGTGGAAGCCGAACTACCACGCGACGATCTCGCGCCTGCAGCGCATGGGGGCCGAGTGGCACCTGATGCTCCCGGTGCAGCCGCTGAAGGGCAAGTACCAGCGGCCCGACCTCCGCAATCACCGCAAGCTCGTCGTGATCGATGGGGCCGTCGGATTCGTCGGCTCGCAGAACGTCACCGACCGCAGCTACAACCTGAAGGCCAATCTGCGTCGCGGGCTGCAGTGGGTGGATCTCATGGTGCGCGTCGACGGCCCGGTCGTGGCATCCCTCTCCGCCGTGTTCGTCTCGGATTGGTATGGCGAGACGGGCGAGGTGTTCGCCGTCGAGTCCGACTTCCTGACGGATGCCGGGACCGGCGACCTCGACTGCCAGATCGTCCCGAGCGGGCCCGGGTTCGAATACGAGAACAACCTCAAGCTCTTCCTGAGCCTCATCTTCGGCGCGAAGAAGAAGATCGTCATGGTCAGCCCGTACTTCGTCCCCGACGAGGGGCTGCTGCTCGCGATCCAGACCGCCTGCCACCGCGGCGTCGAGGTCGAGCTCTTCGTCTCCGAAGAGGGCGACCAGGCGATGGTGTACCACGCGCAGCGCAGCTACTACGAGCAGCTCCTCGCGACGGGCGTGAAGATCTGGATGTACAAGAGGCCGTACATCCTGCACTCCAAGTCGATGTCGATCGACGATGAGGTCGCCGTCGTCGGCTCCAGCAACATGGACATGCGGTCCTTCGGTCTCAACCTCGAAGTGACGATGCTCGTCCGGGGCGCCGAGTTCGTCGAGCAGCTCCGCACCGTCGAAGACCAATACCGCGGCATGTCGCGGGAACTGACCCTGGAGGAGTGGGAGCAGCGTCCCATCCGCTCGGTCCTCCTCGACAACCTCGCGAGGCTCACGTCCGCTCTGCAGTGA
- a CDS encoding endonuclease domain-containing protein, whose product MIDGGLPEPDLNWNLVVGGCVVACLDLAYPRQRVAIEYEGGHHAVDPRQWARDIDRHEALAAAGWVVIRVTKAHLFREAEGVVARVRRALAR is encoded by the coding sequence TTGATCGACGGAGGACTTCCGGAGCCTGATCTCAACTGGAACCTCGTCGTCGGTGGATGCGTGGTCGCGTGTCTCGACCTCGCGTATCCGCGGCAGCGGGTCGCGATCGAGTACGAGGGCGGTCACCACGCCGTCGATCCGCGGCAGTGGGCGCGGGACATCGACCGGCACGAGGCGCTCGCCGCCGCCGGGTGGGTCGTCATCCGGGTGACGAAAGCGCACCTGTTCAGGGAGGCAGAGGGCGTCGTCGCGCGGGTTCGTCGGGCGCTCGCGCGGTGA
- a CDS encoding helix-turn-helix domain-containing protein, which produces MSPAEEDELTGIHCRLDELLAARGMTLTRLSEIVGVSVVNLSILKNDRARAIRYSTLSAICRALDCEVGDLLVRAD; this is translated from the coding sequence GTGAGTCCCGCCGAAGAGGACGAGCTCACCGGCATCCACTGTCGGCTCGACGAACTGCTCGCGGCCCGCGGCATGACGCTGACCCGGCTGTCCGAGATCGTCGGCGTCTCGGTCGTGAACCTGTCGATCCTCAAGAACGACCGCGCCCGCGCGATCCGGTACTCGACCCTGTCGGCGATCTGCCGCGCCCTCGACTGCGAAGTCGGCGACCTGCTGGTCCGCGCGGACTGA